Part of the Palaeococcus ferrophilus DSM 13482 genome, CACGACTTCCCGTTGCTCTTCTTCGGCTTTTCCTTCAGCGTGCCCCTCCTCCTCGCTATCATGGTCGAGCACACGTCCTTTGGGGTGGCCACCATGAGGGTCGTCTGAACCCTGGGGAAGACGTTGGTGAAGAGAGTGTCTATGTCCTTCTCCGTTATGCATATCCTCTGGCGCGTGTAGTCTAGGACGTCAAACTCCGTAACGAGCATTTTGGCTGTGGACAGGTACTTTTCTATGGCCCCCTTGCTGACGGTTAGAACTATCTTCCCCCCGCACTTCGGGCACTTCCCGCTCATCGGCGGCCTTCTGTATTTGGTGTTGCACTTGACACAGCGGAACTCCTGCCTCGTGAAGCTCCTCAGGTTGCCCCTGAGGTCGGGGATGAGGTGGGAGTTTATGATGGTCTCGGCCACGTGGTGCTCGTCAACGGCCCTTATGCGCTTCGCGAGGTCGAGCTGTCTCCTAACCTTGTCCTCCATGTCGCCTAACTGCTTGTAGAGGCTCATCTTGGGGCCCAGGGCTATGTCGTCGCTGTCGTGGGTGAACTTTATGCCCTCGTACATCTCGGGTTTTCCTAAGCGGTCCTCGACGCGCTCGATGACCTTCACTTCCTTCGGGGATTTGAGCTCGTAGGTGGCCCTGTAGAACTCGAGGGGATAGTACCTCACCACGTCCATGTTGTGGACCTCGCTGTCCACCTCCCTAGGATCGAGCCTCGTGGTGACGACAAGCGGAGCGTCCATCTTTCCGCCACGCTTTTCTGGCAGGTAGTACTTGCTGAAGTTGAGGAGGGCATCTAGGAGGAGCATTACTGCATCCTCGTCGCCGTCGCATTGGTGTGTTACAATATTCTCGTTAATAATCACATTATGATAATTTTTGGCATTTAATGAGAACACAAAGTCATCCTTTGAAGCGATGTATTTAACGCGCTTTACAGGAGAAGTTACTACAGTGTCACCCTCGACGACTGCCATTTGTTCCCCTTCCCTGACCTCAAAGGCCCTCTTCTCAACGAACTCGCCGTCCTCATAGACGAGCACCGGGTGGTCAACCGTCGTTTCAAAGCCCCTGCCGAGCTCGAGCTCGAACCTTATCAAATGATCCGTTGATGGTGCCTTTATGACATCCTCTATGTCAGTAAGGACGACCTTTCCACTCTCAGGGTCAAATGAATAGACCTTAACGTCCACCTTCGGCTTCTTCCTCACGTAGACCATGTTTTCATACTGCTCTTCTTCAAAGAGGTCGTAGAGTTCCCTGAGGGTTATCCTCCTCGGCATACCGTCTATCTGCACAAGTATCCTCGTGTCGCCGGGGAAGCAGTTCCTCCTCTTGGCTGCATGATAGTAGGGGTGCGCGTAGCCCACCAGAGCGTCCACGAAGCCTATGATTCTACCCATTATACCCGCAGAGGTGTGGGGGGCCAGACCTATCACGAGGTGACCCACAAGGTCCTCCATCTTCTCGGCGTTGTAGAACCTTGGCAGACCGTAGAACCTCTCGAGGAGGTCGTCTATGAAGTTGGCCACCTTGAGGAGGTACTCACCGGCGGTTTTGGGGAGGATAACGTCCTGCACCTTGAGCTCGAGTATCTGGTCCTCGCTCTCGAGGGGCTTCCCCTCGAAGTCGTGGGTGTAGCCGAGCTCGCGGAGCTTCTCCACGCTCGTCCCGATCTCCCTAGGTCTGAAGTGCGTCACCGGAGCGTCGGTTGCGTCGAAACGGATGGTTCCGTCTTTGAAGACGTAGACGTCGTTTTTGGCCCTAAGGAGGCCCTTCTCAAGCGGTTCTGCAAGCTTGAAGGCGGAGCTCATACCCAGGACGCCCTTGAGCCTGTCGAGCGTGTAAACCTTCACGTTGTCCATAGCAGGCCTGAGGTAATCGCCTATTTTGAACGTGGTCTTTGCGTAGGGCTTCATCTCGACCTTGCACTTGGGACAGACCCTCTCCTCCGTCGAGGTGTGACCGCAGGAGGGGCAGGTGTAGAGGTGCTCCGTCCTTGAGCCGCACTTCGGGCACCTGGGGAAGATGTCAACGTGGCCGCAGCTGGGGCACTTGAAGCGCGCTATCTCCACGGTGGTGCTCTTCCCCTCCTGGAAGGCCTTGTAGATGTCGCGGGAGCTTCCTCCAGCGAGCCCTATCGGGAAAAGCACGTGAACCGGGGGCTTCATCTTCCTCTCCTTGGCCTTCTCAGGCCTTCCCATCCTCGCCCCAATCCAGCTCATCCCCCTGTCGCGGAGCTTTACGTCGCTCACGGCGTTTATGATGTCGATGGGCGTGTGGAAGGGCTTTGGCTCAAGCCTCCTCTCGAGGTTGAGGAGGGGGGTGAGCAGGGCGGCGCTCCAGGGGTACTCCACCACTATCTCCCCGTTCTCAACCCTGTGTGGAAGACCGAGGAGCTCGAGGGAGCGTTTTATGGAGAAGTTCCTGGTGGTGAGCCTCTTCGCGAACTTCACCCCCCTGAAGGAGTCCCACTCTATCGAAGCATCCACCAGGCCCTCCTGGAGTGCCAAAAGCTCCTCAACGCCCAGGGTGTTCCAGTAGAGCGTGTAGTATGGATGGAGCGGGATTCTAAGCACGCGGGAGAAGTGTATGGCCTCCTCCACCCTCGGCCTCACGCGCAGCGGGTCGTAGAGGAGCCTCCCGAGGAAGTCGGGCTCAACGTCAAGGTACTCGGCCGCCTCCTCCACATCCTCACCATCGTTCTCCTCGAACGGCTTAAGCTCGACCTCGTAAACGTCCTTCACGGCCTTAACGAACTCCTGAATCCACCACTCTTCGGCGTAGTTGGCAGGCAGGAGCGTCTGGTTGTTCTCCACGAAGTCGCCGAAGTTTACGAGCGCATCTCCAACGTAGAGTATCTCCTCTATGCTATCCCTGACCCTCAGCGCGGTTTCATAGTCCTCAACGCGGACCACGGAGCCGTCCCTGAGCTTCACTATTGGCCCCTCTATCGTCGTGGCGGGAGTGGTTATGCACCCTTTACCCGGTCTCTCCGTCTTCATCTGCGTCCCAACGGCTATGAACTCGTCGAGGAGGAGCATCGTTGCCGGATGGACGCTCCACGTGGCGAAGCCGCTCGTCCTCGAGCGACCGTAGCGCAGCCTGAAGCCGCCGTTGGTGGAGGGCTCGGCGAAGAGGGGCCTTCCCCCTATGATCTCCTTCGTGTACTTCTTGTTGGGGGCTATCTTCTTCCTGAACTCCTCGTAGAGGCGGTAGTAGAAGCCCATCTCCACCTCTGCGGTGGTTTCCTCCTCCGCGGACTCTTCCACGACCTCCTGCTTCTCCTTGCCCTTGCCGCTCTCCTTGCTCTCCACGAACTCCCTCAGCCACTCCCAGCCCTCAACCTCGAGCTTGTCTATGTACTTGAGAAGCTTCTTGGCCTTCTGGAGGACACCCTCCGCCAGAACGAGTATGGCCCCACCGCGGAGCTGGTTCGTCTCAACCCTAGGGAGGTTCCTGTAACCGCTCACCTCGACCTGGTCCGTTGCCTCACCCGTTATCTCGACGGGTATGCTCTTTATGGCGAGCCTAACCTCGTCGGCGCTCGGATGATACTGGAGGCGCGAGACGGCCCTGTGGTAGAGGTCAACCTCCTCAACGTAGCGCTCTATCTCCTCGGGTGTGGGTTTGTACCTGTCGAGGCCAAGCTTCTTCCTCACGTAGTCACCAACGAGAACGCTGAGGGCCTGGGCGGTTCCTCCAGAACTCCTTATTGGGCCCGCGTAGTAGAGCGCCAGGTACCTGCTCCCATCGAAGTTCTGGCGCACCTTGACGAAGGCTATTCCCTCGAGGGGGGCCGAAACGATTCCCTCCGTGAGGACGGCAAGCGAGGTTCTAACGGCCTGCTCCGCCAGCGTCTCCTCGTCACCCAGCTCCCCGAAGCGCCCCTCTATGATTTCGTCCACTATCTTGAGGGCGGCCAGCTCCTTACCGTGCTCCTTGACGAGGGCCCTTATCCTCTCGGCCACCCCCTTGGGCCCGACGAGGCTCTCGACACGGCCGGCCATGTCCGTTGCCTGAGGAACCTCTATCTCGGGAACCGGGTCCTTACCCTGGGCCCTCGCCTTTTCCGCTATTTCGTAGGCCCTGTCAATCTCGCGCTGGAGTGACTCGAAGTAGGCCTTCATTTCATCGGAATAGAGTTCAGTCATGGACAACCACCCCTGTTCCAAGAAGAGAAGCGAAAGTATATCGAGTAAAATCAAGTAACAAAAGGTAAAAATTTAGAATTGAAGTCCATTTATAGGTCGATATTAAAGGATACCGCCTAGTCTGGCGGTATCCCCATTTACATACTGGCAATACTGCTATATAAAGATTTCGCATCATCTCAACTCAACCTCCATATTTGGAAATAAGCTCTGATATTTTCACATGAGTTATCGGGAAGCCCAAAGACGTGAGATATTCTCCGATTCCATGTCCATACGGCCCCACAGAGACTACAATACCACCATTTCTGCGGAGGTCATCGATGTCCCCACCTGTCCCCTTCTGAAGTGAGAGGAACTTGATAGACCCGCCGACTTCAGAGGCATGTCTTAAGACGTACTCGAATGCAGGAGATTTTTCAATCAAACGTTGTTCCTCATCCTTTCGGAGCAATCCTTCCTTAATAATGTAAAGTATGGGGCGCGAATACCAGTATTGTGGAAGAACACGATTTTCAGCCGAGAGAGGCACTATTTTGGACAGACTCCTACTCCCAACATGGTACACCTTCAACAGGTCAGGATGAAACCCCAAAGAGGGTAAATTCCTGAGAAGAAACCGTACGTCAAGCCTCCATTTTGAGAGTAAAATGCTCTCCTTGATGTACCTGAGAATGAGATCAGCAGTGGAGACTAGAGGATCAACTTTGTCCCCGTTGGGGATTACTCTAAGTTCACTGGCTCGTTTTGAAAGTTCATCCCATGCCACCGTTTGAGGGGAAGAATTAAAGTTGTCAATATGAACCTTAGGCATTGTGTGATTGAGCCTGGATACAACCACCCACGCAGGAACGTACGCAAAGTAAGACTTCAAAACATTTTTCAGGAAGGTCATAACGCCCTTATGGTGACCATTTGGCATATAAATTTGCTTAACGCCAAAGGAGGCAAAAACAAAGTTTATAATAACATCATTGGGAATAACAACGTCGTCAACAAATTCCTTCATGAAAAGCAGATATTCAGTAGGATCTCCGTCCCCCCTGATAAGATAGCCTCTCAAGTCTGAAGATGAAAACACCCATCTAGGCGTTTGTATTCCCATACTATCTTTAAACTGCTCAAAAAATTCTCTGTATGACTGAAGGTATTCACTAAAATCTGAATCCCTGACACTGACTGCAACCCCTATCCGTGCAATAAAAGTCCCATGCTGTCCAGCGAATTTGATATCTCCCTCATCGGAGCCAATGATCAAACCCATGCTCACATCCCCTCGCACCACTTGCTGAAATCAACAACCGTCTTCAACCTGGCGGTGCCCACGTCAACTATCGGAACCTTCGCGGGGGTGGGCACTATGTTCACCATCTTCTGGAACTCCGTCTGGGCCTGCCACGTGGCGCTGTTGAGGAGGAACACCCCTCTGTAGACCTGGTAATCGAGAACGTGGACGTGCCCCATCTGCACGAAGTCCGGAACCTCCTCTATAACGAGCAAGTCCTCGGGGTCGGGTGCAACGGGCACCTTTCCTCCGAAGGTGGGGGCGAGATGGCGCAGCTTCAGGAGTTCCACCATGGGCCTCGCAGGCTCGTGGTGGCTGGTGTTGGGCACGTTTCCGACAATGTCCTCTATGCCCCTCCCGTGCGCTATTAGGAACTTCCTTCCATGGAGGTCGAGGACGGCGGGGTTGCTTATTATCGTAGTGTTCTTGAGCTTTAAGAGGGGATAGGCGTACTCCTCGTAGAAGCCGGGCTGGGGTAGGGCGGTTCTGGCCGCGTCGTGGTTTCCAGGCCCTATGAACACCTGGATGTGCTCAGGGACGTTGGAGAGGAGGTTGGCTAGGGCCTCGTACTGGTCGAATATATCCGGTATGAGGAGCTCGTTGTACTGGCCCGGGTAGATGCCAACGCCATCAACCACGTCGCCCGCTATTATGAGGTATTTGAGCCTGTCCAGGATTTCTTCCTCCTCTCTGCTCGCGGTGTAGCCGTTGAGCCACTTCATGAACTTCATGAAGGCCTTCTCGCAGAAGGTGTCGGACCCAACGTGGATGTCGCTTATCAGCGCTGCATAGACGGGCTCCTCGAGGGGCGGCTTCTCCCTGCGGTAGAGCGGAACGTCGGGGAGGTAGATGTGCTCCGCGAAGAAGAGGCCCCTCTTGGAGTAGTAGCCCGAGAAGGCCACCACACTGTCTAGGAGAACCTCCCACACCTTGGAGTAGTCGGGGTTGTCGCGCTTGATGAACACCTTCACGGTTCCGGTGGCGTCTTCCAGCTCGAACATGAAACCCTTCCTGGTTTCCCTCTTGGAGTTCACGAGGCCTATTATCGTGACCGGGTCCTCGTAGCCCGCGGTGTAGCTGAGCCTCCCTATGTCCACAACGCCCGTGAGCTCGTTTGTGTCGCGGAGAATCCGGCGCAGCTTCCTGAGTCTGCTCCTGAAGTGGAGCTCGTAGGAGCGGATTATTATCTCCCCCTCCTTTGAGGCGGCGTTCTTGACCTTCGGTGGTGTGAGCTTCACGTTCCTTACGTCGAACTCAACCCTCGCCTCGGAGGGCATCTCCGCGGCCCTGGGCCTGAAGCCCTCCCTGGGAGTCACCTTGAAGTCGGCGTAGACGGAATAACTCTTGGCCCCGATCTCTTCAGGGGGCTCCTCCTCGAGGGGGACGAGAACACCGTAGTCGGAGTAAACCGCCTTGACCGCACCCTCATCCCCGTTGTAGTCCCCGTTGGACCCAGCCCATGTTCCATTGGAAACCAAGGTTTCATCCCCGTTGGTTAATGGTTCTTCCATTTGAACGTCCTCATTGGAAAATTCAGGACTTTCGGGGGCGCTTTCCACCGCCGGGGATTCCTCAACAGCCGTGACCTCAATAGAAGAGTTCTCGACCCCTGCAGATTCCCCCATTAGGAGTTCTTTTTCCTGTGGAACCGCCCCCTCCGTGCCGGATTCCATCCCCTCCACGGAAGGCTCTTCGACAGATTCATGCTCTCCATTAGCTCCACTGGAAATCAAGCCCTTCCATTTGATGAACTCCTCCGCGGTCCCCTCATCAATGACGAACGTTCCCCTGGACTTGGCGAACTTCACGAGCTCGGCGAGGGTGAAGGAGCCGTTCTCGTAGTGGTGGGCCAGCGTGTAGTACGCGGGGGGCGTTATCAGGTAGTTGTTCTTTATTAAATCTTCAACGAGCTTCATCAGAACAGCCTCCTCTGCCTGTGGAAGTCCATCGCGAGGAGCGCCTGGAGGTGGTAATCCTTCCGGAACATGTTCTTGACCTTGAAGGGGGGTATGTTGAGCCTTATCTCTTTTGTCCTGCCGTAGCGGCCCTTGCTCACAACCTTGGCGTTTATCACTCCGAGCATGTCGAGCTCGTTTATGAGGTCGCTCACGCGCCTCTGGGTGAGGGGCTCGACGTCGAGGGCATCGCAGAGCTCCCTGTAAACCACGTAAACCTCACCGGTGTGAACCGGGAGGGCGTTGTCCTCCTCGAGGACAACCACCGCGTAGAGGACGAGCTTTGAATGGAGGGGGAGGGTCTTTATGACCTCCTCCATGGTGTCCTGCTCTATCTTCTCCTGGGCCTTCCTGACGTGCCGCTCAAGGACCTTCTCACTCCCCTCGCGCTCCGCTATCTCACCGCTCACCCTGAGGAGGTCGAGGGCCTTTCTAGCGTCTCCGTGCTCCTTGGCGGCAAGGGCTGCACAGAGTGGAATCACCGCCGGATCAAGCACTCCCTCGTTGAAGGCCTCGCTCGCCCTCTGCTCGAGAATATCCCTCAGCTGGGAGGCATCGTAGGGCGGGAAAACAACCTCCTCCTCGCTCAAACTCGACAGGACCCTGGCATCCAGGAACTCCTTGAAGCGGAGGTCGTTGGATATTCCTATTATACTCACCCTTGCCCTGTGGAGCTCCGTGTTTATCCTCGTGAGGTTGTAGAGTATGTCGTCGCCGTTCTTCTTGACGAGCTTGTCAATCTCGTCCAGAACGATGATTATGAAGCGCTCCTTGGCGTCCAAAACCTCCTTGAGTTTGGAGTACACCTCGTCAGTGGGCCATCCCACAAGGGGAACCTCGAAGCCACTCTCGTAGCGGAAATGGTTCACTATGTTGGCCAGCACGCGGTACTGAGTATCAACCACCTCGCAGTTGAGGTATATGACCTCCACAGGGACGTTGTACTTCTCGGAGACGCGCTTGAGCTCATCCGTGACGAATTTTATGGTGACTGTTTTACCCGTTCCCGTTTTCCCGTAGACGAATATGTTGGAAGGGGTTTCTCCC contains:
- a CDS encoding DNA-directed DNA polymerase II large subunit, whose product is MTELYSDEMKAYFESLQREIDRAYEIAEKARAQGKDPVPEIEVPQATDMAGRVESLVGPKGVAERIRALVKEHGKELAALKIVDEIIEGRFGELGDEETLAEQAVRTSLAVLTEGIVSAPLEGIAFVKVRQNFDGSRYLALYYAGPIRSSGGTAQALSVLVGDYVRKKLGLDRYKPTPEEIERYVEEVDLYHRAVSRLQYHPSADEVRLAIKSIPVEITGEATDQVEVSGYRNLPRVETNQLRGGAILVLAEGVLQKAKKLLKYIDKLEVEGWEWLREFVESKESGKGKEKQEVVEESAEEETTAEVEMGFYYRLYEEFRKKIAPNKKYTKEIIGGRPLFAEPSTNGGFRLRYGRSRTSGFATWSVHPATMLLLDEFIAVGTQMKTERPGKGCITTPATTIEGPIVKLRDGSVVRVEDYETALRVRDSIEEILYVGDALVNFGDFVENNQTLLPANYAEEWWIQEFVKAVKDVYEVELKPFEENDGEDVEEAAEYLDVEPDFLGRLLYDPLRVRPRVEEAIHFSRVLRIPLHPYYTLYWNTLGVEELLALQEGLVDASIEWDSFRGVKFAKRLTTRNFSIKRSLELLGLPHRVENGEIVVEYPWSAALLTPLLNLERRLEPKPFHTPIDIINAVSDVKLRDRGMSWIGARMGRPEKAKERKMKPPVHVLFPIGLAGGSSRDIYKAFQEGKSTTVEIARFKCPSCGHVDIFPRCPKCGSRTEHLYTCPSCGHTSTEERVCPKCKVEMKPYAKTTFKIGDYLRPAMDNVKVYTLDRLKGVLGMSSAFKLAEPLEKGLLRAKNDVYVFKDGTIRFDATDAPVTHFRPREIGTSVEKLRELGYTHDFEGKPLESEDQILELKVQDVILPKTAGEYLLKVANFIDDLLERFYGLPRFYNAEKMEDLVGHLVIGLAPHTSAGIMGRIIGFVDALVGYAHPYYHAAKRRNCFPGDTRILVQIDGMPRRITLRELYDLFEEEQYENMVYVRKKPKVDVKVYSFDPESGKVVLTDIEDVIKAPSTDHLIRFELELGRGFETTVDHPVLVYEDGEFVEKRAFEVREGEQMAVVEGDTVVTSPVKRVKYIASKDDFVFSLNAKNYHNVIINENIVTHQCDGDEDAVMLLLDALLNFSKYYLPEKRGGKMDAPLVVTTRLDPREVDSEVHNMDVVRYYPLEFYRATYELKSPKEVKVIERVEDRLGKPEMYEGIKFTHDSDDIALGPKMSLYKQLGDMEDKVRRQLDLAKRIRAVDEHHVAETIINSHLIPDLRGNLRSFTRQEFRCVKCNTKYRRPPMSGKCPKCGGKIVLTVSKGAIEKYLSTAKMLVTEFDVLDYTRQRICITEKDIDTLFTNVFPRVQTTLMVATPKDVCSTMIARRRGTLKEKPKKSNGKSWDPSKDFKKPNGEAPKNGESKPAKAPKKKKVIGLDEFFGKKS
- a CDS encoding DNA-directed DNA polymerase II small subunit is translated as MKLVEDLIKNNYLITPPAYYTLAHHYENGSFTLAELVKFAKSRGTFVIDEGTAEEFIKWKGLISSGANGEHESVEEPSVEGMESGTEGAVPQEKELLMGESAGVENSSIEVTAVEESPAVESAPESPEFSNEDVQMEEPLTNGDETLVSNGTWAGSNGDYNGDEGAVKAVYSDYGVLVPLEEEPPEEIGAKSYSVYADFKVTPREGFRPRAAEMPSEARVEFDVRNVKLTPPKVKNAASKEGEIIIRSYELHFRSRLRKLRRILRDTNELTGVVDIGRLSYTAGYEDPVTIIGLVNSKRETRKGFMFELEDATGTVKVFIKRDNPDYSKVWEVLLDSVVAFSGYYSKRGLFFAEHIYLPDVPLYRREKPPLEEPVYAALISDIHVGSDTFCEKAFMKFMKWLNGYTASREEEEILDRLKYLIIAGDVVDGVGIYPGQYNELLIPDIFDQYEALANLLSNVPEHIQVFIGPGNHDAARTALPQPGFYEEYAYPLLKLKNTTIISNPAVLDLHGRKFLIAHGRGIEDIVGNVPNTSHHEPARPMVELLKLRHLAPTFGGKVPVAPDPEDLLVIEEVPDFVQMGHVHVLDYQVYRGVFLLNSATWQAQTEFQKMVNIVPTPAKVPIVDVGTARLKTVVDFSKWCEGM
- a CDS encoding ORC1-type DNA replication protein; this encodes MMVTEQRYLDSLFERYLNARRIFRNKEVLRHSYTPKELPHRLEQIETLAHILVPVLKGETPSNIFVYGKTGTGKTVTIKFVTDELKRVSEKYNVPVEVIYLNCEVVDTQYRVLANIVNHFRYESGFEVPLVGWPTDEVYSKLKEVLDAKERFIIIVLDEIDKLVKKNGDDILYNLTRINTELHRARVSIIGISNDLRFKEFLDARVLSSLSEEEVVFPPYDASQLRDILEQRASEAFNEGVLDPAVIPLCAALAAKEHGDARKALDLLRVSGEIAEREGSEKVLERHVRKAQEKIEQDTMEEVIKTLPLHSKLVLYAVVVLEEDNALPVHTGEVYVVYRELCDALDVEPLTQRRVSDLINELDMLGVINAKVVSKGRYGRTKEIRLNIPPFKVKNMFRKDYHLQALLAMDFHRQRRLF